In the genome of Flavivirga spongiicola, one region contains:
- the trhA gene encoding PAQR family membrane homeostasis protein TrhA, translated as MRIQTLFEEKLNAATHAVGVLFGIVALILLIVFDNQKTNWSLFSIIVYGISIIILFSASTLYHAVKKKRRKHYFRIIDHISIYLLIAGTYTPVLLIALHKSFGWELFWIVWGIAAFGIVLKLFFTGRFEVFSTGLYLIMGWLIIFDFPNLSDNIGSDGVLFLFLGGLSYTVGIVFYAIQKIPFNHVIWHLFVLAGAVFHFFMIYFYVI; from the coding sequence ATGCGTATTCAAACTCTTTTTGAAGAAAAACTAAATGCTGCCACGCATGCTGTAGGCGTATTATTTGGTATTGTAGCATTAATACTTCTAATTGTTTTTGATAACCAAAAAACCAATTGGAGCCTCTTTAGTATTATCGTTTATGGTATTTCAATTATTATATTATTCTCTGCATCTACACTATATCATGCTGTAAAAAAAAAGCGTCGAAAGCATTATTTTAGAATTATAGACCATATTAGTATCTACTTACTTATTGCAGGTACATATACCCCCGTTTTATTAATTGCGCTACATAAGAGTTTTGGATGGGAGCTCTTTTGGATTGTTTGGGGGATTGCAGCGTTTGGGATTGTTTTAAAATTGTTTTTTACAGGACGTTTCGAGGTTTTTTCTACAGGTCTTTATTTGATAATGGGATGGCTTATTATATTCGATTTTCCAAATTTGTCTGATAATATAGGTAGTGACGGTGTATTATTCCTGTTTTTAGGGGGACTATCCTATACGGTTGGGATTGTTTTCTATGCGATTCAAAAAATACCATTCAATCATGTTATTTGGCACCTATTTGTTTTAGCAGGTGCTGTTTTTCATTTTTTTATGATCTACTTTTATGTGATTTAG
- a CDS encoding discoidin domain-containing protein translates to MMKKQYIHILIIFILISPTISAQCHQDRHSTSWFDGWVSCEKSQNPNSIYGQTHWIMYDFGYEYELKESKFWNANEPKNLNYGIDDYNLDYSLDGVTWTNLGAFKMEQGSGLSTYEGSEGPDFDTTKARYVLITPTSNFGGDCYALSEMKINITDPFDLIAEENGFNALAYPNPFVNKISLRIASIDQTNPINYTLYDMLGRPINYGSITIIEDTEIYELPINGNALSVGMYIINVEQNKNKRAFKIIKSK, encoded by the coding sequence ATGATGAAAAAACAATACATACACATACTAATTATTTTTATACTTATTTCACCAACAATAAGCGCACAATGCCATCAGGACAGGCATAGCACAAGCTGGTTTGACGGTTGGGTATCTTGTGAAAAATCGCAAAATCCAAATTCAATATACGGACAAACACATTGGATTATGTATGATTTTGGATATGAGTACGAATTAAAAGAATCTAAATTCTGGAATGCTAACGAGCCAAAGAATCTTAATTACGGGATCGATGATTATAATCTAGATTATTCATTAGATGGTGTTACGTGGACAAATTTAGGGGCTTTTAAAATGGAACAAGGGTCTGGTTTATCTACTTATGAAGGCAGCGAAGGTCCTGACTTTGATACGACTAAAGCGCGATATGTACTCATTACCCCCACTTCCAATTTTGGAGGAGATTGTTATGCATTAAGTGAAATGAAAATCAATATTACAGATCCTTTCGATCTCATTGCTGAAGAAAACGGATTTAACGCCTTAGCATACCCTAATCCTTTTGTTAATAAGATAAGCCTTAGAATTGCATCTATTGATCAAACTAATCCCATAAATTATACATTATATGATATGCTAGGAAGACCTATAAACTATGGCAGTATAACTATTATTGAAGACACCGAAATTTATGAGTTACCAATAAATGGCAATGCGCTATCTGTAGGTATGTATATTATAAATGTGGAGCAAAATAAAAATAAACGCGCTTTCAAAATTATAAAAAGCAAATAA
- a CDS encoding DUF1501 domain-containing protein, which yields MAKHKNNISRRKFLGQSCAALGYTTMFSSLINLKAMAATAMNNSSVISVGGDYKALVCLNLGGGNDSFNMLIPRGNNEYSEYTTTRSNLAIPQNQILPINPNTSDGRAFGLHPSMPNMQQLFDNNNLAFLSNVGTLIEPSTKLDIKDKVVTTPLGLFSHSDQTQQWQTGRPHERTNIGWGGRIADLVQSMNSNENISMNVSLGGSNTFQRGDEIIPYAIRTSGSIGINGYGRENGFDQLKTQALNSMLERDYQDIFKNTYKNTIKSSNDSSIQFQEAVDGVPEFSTIIPEDNNLAEKLRMVAKTIASRDLLGFSRQTFFVDAGGWDHHDELLVNQANRLAEVDAALKYFNSVMTELNANDCVTLFSISDFARTLTSNGNGTDHAWGGNAFMMGGAVQGKEIYGDYPVLALGSDVDLRKSGVMIPTTPADLYMAELALWFGVSPSDLTTIFPNLSNFYDTNSGTPPIGFMNMI from the coding sequence ATGGCAAAACATAAAAACAATATATCAAGACGAAAATTTTTAGGACAATCATGTGCTGCACTTGGTTACACAACCATGTTTTCATCATTAATTAATTTAAAAGCCATGGCCGCTACGGCTATGAATAATTCATCTGTTATTTCTGTAGGCGGCGATTATAAAGCTTTGGTTTGTTTAAACCTAGGTGGTGGTAACGATTCTTTTAACATGCTCATTCCAAGAGGAAATAATGAGTATAGTGAATATACCACTACCCGATCAAACTTAGCCATACCACAAAATCAAATCCTACCAATCAATCCAAATACATCAGATGGCAGAGCTTTTGGCCTCCATCCATCAATGCCAAATATGCAGCAATTATTCGATAATAATAATCTGGCATTTCTTTCTAACGTAGGAACCCTTATAGAACCTTCAACGAAATTAGATATTAAGGACAAGGTTGTTACAACCCCTTTAGGTTTATTTTCTCATTCAGATCAAACTCAACAGTGGCAAACAGGAAGACCTCATGAAAGAACTAATATAGGATGGGGTGGTCGAATTGCGGATTTAGTGCAATCCATGAACTCCAATGAAAATATATCAATGAATGTGTCATTAGGAGGAAGCAATACATTTCAAAGAGGTGATGAAATAATACCTTATGCCATAAGAACTAGTGGAAGTATTGGAATTAATGGTTATGGAAGAGAAAACGGTTTCGATCAACTAAAAACGCAAGCTTTAAATTCTATGTTAGAGCGGGATTATCAAGATATTTTTAAAAACACCTATAAAAACACTATAAAATCTTCTAATGATTCTAGTATACAGTTTCAGGAAGCTGTAGATGGAGTTCCTGAATTTAGCACCATAATTCCTGAGGATAACAATTTAGCAGAGAAATTAAGAATGGTTGCAAAAACCATTGCAAGCAGAGACCTTTTAGGCTTTTCCAGACAAACATTTTTTGTTGATGCTGGCGGTTGGGACCATCATGATGAATTACTGGTAAATCAAGCAAATAGGTTAGCTGAAGTAGATGCCGCATTAAAATATTTTAATAGTGTTATGACTGAATTAAATGCTAATGATTGTGTAACATTATTTAGTATCTCAGATTTTGCAAGAACGCTTACATCAAATGGAAATGGAACAGATCATGCCTGGGGAGGTAATGCTTTTATGATGGGCGGTGCTGTACAAGGAAAAGAAATATATGGAGATTATCCCGTTTTAGCATTAGGCAGTGATGTTGATCTTCGAAAAAGTGGGGTTATGATACCAACAACTCCGGCAGATCTCTATATGGCAGAATTAGCATTGTGGTTCGGAGTTTCTCCTTCAGATCTTACAACTATTTTCCCAAACTTATCTAATTTTTACGATACTAACTCCGGTACGCCTCCAATTGGCTTTATGAACATGATATGA
- a CDS encoding DUF1800 domain-containing protein, whose product MKKHLLFFFLCFPYYFFSQQYSNYLGAGHSNGITVTSSSEQSRTNWRETANGVNTVNGHGLDARLLETSRFLAQATFGTNLDYIKSVAKNPFEDWIDSQFDINSPSMGQMTTDIYNQALVIFIANGGNHKDYNGPDDHHFNYAWWQSNIGNNDLLRQRIALALSEILVISWDSNLNDYGVGLGDYYDVLKDNAFGNFRDLLLEVTLHPMMGGYLSHYNNPKSDVDRNIHPDENFAREIMQLFTIGLYELNPDGSYELDGNGDRIPTYDNDNIKEFAKIFTGLGTAEVEQNEYDVVADFGAGFQYARKNIPMVMYDEWHEPGEKKLLNGQIVPSGQSGMKDIEDAVDNLFNHKNTGPFIALRLIQQLVKSNPSSAYISRISSVFNNYNGVRGDMKAVIKAILLDEEARSCSWVDDPSNGKLIAPMIRYFNVIRQIDLDNKNGLNWNLGRSFFRSTGQLPLGSPSVFNFYLPEYVPNSEFTNANLKGPEFEIHTSASSLAYLNEVNSWTNTNRSILQTRNLGLKDTPLDFEKLKYYAQDGEVLVNMLDKLFTRGQLSDETKRIIVDAIEPIKGQNENTDYMHNRVRMGLFLILTSPDYVILK is encoded by the coding sequence ATGAAAAAACACTTACTTTTCTTTTTTCTATGCTTTCCATATTACTTTTTTTCTCAACAATATTCAAACTATTTGGGTGCAGGACATAGTAACGGCATTACCGTAACTTCCAGCAGCGAACAAAGTCGTACAAATTGGAGAGAAACTGCCAACGGCGTCAATACCGTTAACGGTCATGGTTTAGATGCACGCTTATTAGAAACATCCAGATTCTTAGCACAAGCAACTTTTGGAACTAATTTAGATTATATTAAATCTGTTGCAAAAAATCCGTTTGAAGACTGGATTGATTCTCAATTTGACATTAATAGTCCATCCATGGGACAAATGACCACTGATATTTATAATCAGGCACTTGTCATTTTTATTGCCAATGGTGGCAATCATAAAGATTACAATGGTCCAGATGATCATCATTTTAATTACGCATGGTGGCAATCTAATATTGGAAATAATGATTTATTAAGACAAAGAATAGCTTTAGCATTAAGTGAAATACTCGTAATTTCATGGGATTCTAATCTGAATGACTACGGTGTAGGATTGGGAGACTATTATGATGTTTTAAAAGATAACGCCTTTGGAAATTTTAGAGACCTACTATTAGAAGTCACTTTACATCCAATGATGGGAGGGTACTTGAGCCATTACAACAACCCAAAAAGTGATGTAGATAGAAACATTCATCCGGACGAGAATTTTGCAAGAGAAATTATGCAATTATTCACAATTGGGTTATACGAACTTAATCCGGATGGTAGCTATGAGCTGGATGGAAATGGTGATAGAATTCCAACTTACGACAATGACAATATAAAAGAATTCGCCAAAATATTTACTGGGCTTGGGACTGCAGAAGTTGAGCAAAATGAATATGATGTGGTTGCAGATTTTGGAGCTGGTTTTCAATATGCCAGAAAAAACATCCCTATGGTTATGTATGACGAATGGCATGAACCCGGAGAGAAGAAGTTATTAAATGGGCAAATAGTTCCTAGCGGACAATCTGGAATGAAAGACATTGAAGATGCTGTAGATAACCTATTTAATCATAAAAATACAGGGCCTTTTATTGCTTTACGATTAATTCAACAACTTGTAAAATCTAATCCATCATCTGCTTATATATCAAGAATTAGTAGTGTTTTTAACAATTACAATGGCGTTAGAGGTGATATGAAGGCTGTCATTAAAGCTATTTTATTAGATGAAGAAGCAAGGAGTTGTAGTTGGGTTGACGATCCTAGTAATGGCAAATTGATTGCACCAATGATTAGATATTTTAATGTAATCAGGCAAATAGATTTGGATAACAAAAATGGTCTAAACTGGAATTTAGGAAGAAGTTTTTTTAGATCTACTGGTCAATTACCACTGGGGTCTCCAAGTGTTTTCAATTTTTATTTACCAGAATATGTTCCCAACTCTGAATTTACAAATGCAAATTTAAAAGGTCCGGAATTCGAAATACATACTTCTGCCTCAAGTTTAGCTTATCTAAACGAAGTAAACTCTTGGACAAATACGAATCGCTCAATACTACAAACCCGGAATTTAGGTCTTAAAGACACGCCTTTAGATTTTGAAAAATTGAAGTATTATGCACAAGACGGAGAGGTACTTGTAAATATGTTGGATAAACTATTTACTCGTGGACAACTTTCTGATGAAACGAAACGAATAATAGTCGACGCCATTGAACCTATAAAAGGGCAAAATGAAAATACCGATTATATGCATAACCGAGTAAGAATGGGACTGTTTTTAATTTTAACAAGCCCGGATTATGTTATACTAAAATAA
- a CDS encoding GNAT family N-acetyltransferase: protein MVEIIIANTKNHYSQIAKLADVIWREHYIPIVGKQQIDYMLSKYQSAIAIEEQVANGFEYFLMTFDKTPVGYISVKKEVESLFLSKIYILSVYRGKKIGKAAMAFIEEKAEDYELKSIRLTVNINNTNSIKAYEKLGFANIGPLVTDIGNGFVMDDYQMVKTI from the coding sequence ATGGTAGAGATTATTATTGCTAATACAAAGAATCATTATTCGCAAATAGCAAAACTTGCAGATGTTATTTGGAGAGAACATTATATTCCGATAGTAGGGAAACAGCAGATCGATTATATGCTCAGTAAGTATCAATCTGCAATAGCCATTGAAGAGCAGGTAGCAAATGGATTTGAATATTTTTTAATGACTTTTGATAAAACCCCTGTTGGTTACATTTCGGTTAAAAAGGAAGTAGAATCATTATTTTTAAGTAAAATTTATATTTTAAGCGTTTATAGAGGCAAGAAGATAGGTAAAGCTGCTATGGCATTTATTGAAGAAAAAGCAGAAGACTATGAATTAAAAAGTATCAGACTTACTGTAAATATAAATAATACCAATTCTATTAAAGCTTATGAGAAATTGGGATTTGCCAATATAGGCCCTTTAGTTACAGATATTGGTAATGGGTTTGTGATGGATGATTATCAAATGGTAAAAACGATATAA
- a CDS encoding DUF4268 domain-containing protein, which produces MFSKEESRQLRQEFWTSFGKSFPRKWVLYNTKLKGLSFKFHFDNKNALVALDLEDDLENRIKYWEKLQALKSILLDEFLPNAIFSEAYFLDNEKEISRIYVPLEQKVSIHNKNTWRDVMEFFNKNMNAFEAFFEEYKDVIEG; this is translated from the coding sequence TTGTTTAGTAAAGAAGAATCACGACAATTACGACAAGAGTTTTGGACTAGTTTTGGAAAATCGTTTCCAAGGAAATGGGTTTTATACAATACAAAACTAAAAGGTTTAAGCTTCAAATTTCATTTTGACAACAAAAATGCTTTGGTGGCTTTAGATTTAGAAGACGATCTTGAAAACCGAATTAAATATTGGGAAAAACTTCAAGCCTTAAAATCCATTCTTTTAGACGAATTTCTTCCTAATGCTATTTTTAGCGAGGCGTACTTTTTAGATAATGAAAAAGAAATTTCTAGAATTTATGTACCTTTAGAACAGAAAGTATCTATTCATAATAAAAATACATGGCGTGATGTTATGGAATTTTTCAATAAAAACATGAACGCTTTTGAAGCCTTTTTTGAAGAATATAAAGATGTCATTGAGGGATGA
- a CDS encoding ZIP family metal transporter has protein sequence MNNYLLPFYAVILGVLIASLTKTKKSWNTKLLLSFSGAFLLALTLFELLPEVYNHLETKLTGLYIMCGILLQIILELFSKGAEHGHVHIHKDGTAFPWLLFISLCIHSFLEGFAIHEHNDMVYGVLIHKIPIATLISMFLFQSNYSKIQIGIFLIIFACMTPLGTVISHTSETVASFAHVINAIVIGIFFHISTTILFESSDGHKFNLSKFIAIILGVGIAYLI, from the coding sequence ATGAATAATTATCTTTTACCTTTTTATGCTGTTATTTTAGGCGTACTAATAGCTAGCCTTACCAAAACAAAGAAATCTTGGAATACTAAGCTTCTACTCTCTTTCAGTGGTGCATTTTTACTAGCCTTGACACTTTTCGAACTGTTACCTGAGGTTTATAATCATTTAGAGACCAAACTAACTGGTCTTTATATCATGTGTGGTATTTTACTGCAAATCATTTTAGAATTATTCTCTAAAGGTGCCGAACATGGGCATGTACATATACATAAGGACGGAACAGCTTTTCCCTGGTTACTATTTATTAGTTTATGTATTCATAGTTTTTTAGAAGGTTTTGCAATCCACGAACACAACGATATGGTTTATGGTGTATTAATACATAAAATACCAATTGCTACCTTGATTAGTATGTTTTTATTTCAGTCTAATTACAGTAAAATACAGATTGGGATCTTTCTAATTATTTTTGCTTGTATGACGCCTTTAGGAACTGTTATTTCTCATACTTCTGAAACGGTCGCTAGCTTTGCACATGTTATTAACGCCATTGTTATTGGTATCTTTTTTCATATTTCTACAACGATTCTATTTGAAAGTAGTGACGGACATAAATTTAATTTATCGAAATTTATTGCTATTATTCTAGGTGTTGGTATTGCTTATTTGATATGA
- a CDS encoding class I SAM-dependent methyltransferase — protein sequence MITNTTNWFTSWFDTPFYHILYKDRDDTEAHAFMDTLTSYLNIPELGTILDLACGKGRHAVYLNTLGYHVTGVDLSENSIRHAKQFENDTLHFEVHDMCKPYNKQFDAVFNLFTSFGYFDKDEDNLNTIKAIKADLNNFGFGVIDFMNSEFIIDNLVPEEIKTVDAIDFNLKRYVEDGYIVKDISFSVNNEDYNFQERVRAFTLDDFEKLFKKANVHLLDVFGDYKLRKFNAKTSERLVMIFK from the coding sequence ATGATAACAAATACAACGAATTGGTTTACTTCTTGGTTTGACACACCATTTTACCATATTTTATATAAAGATAGGGATGATACCGAAGCACATGCATTTATGGATACCCTTACTAGTTATTTAAATATTCCTGAGCTCGGAACTATTTTAGATTTGGCTTGTGGAAAAGGGAGACACGCGGTTTACTTAAACACTTTAGGGTACCATGTAACAGGTGTAGATTTAAGTGAAAATAGTATTAGACACGCTAAACAATTTGAAAACGATACGTTGCATTTTGAGGTTCATGATATGTGTAAGCCTTACAATAAGCAATTTGATGCGGTTTTTAATTTGTTTACAAGCTTTGGGTATTTTGATAAAGATGAAGATAACCTAAACACCATTAAAGCGATAAAAGCTGATTTAAATAATTTTGGTTTTGGAGTGATTGATTTTATGAATAGTGAATTTATAATTGATAATTTAGTGCCTGAAGAAATTAAAACGGTTGATGCTATTGATTTTAATTTAAAACGTTATGTAGAAGACGGTTATATAGTAAAAGATATTTCTTTTTCTGTTAATAATGAAGATTATAATTTTCAGGAGCGTGTAAGAGCATTTACGCTTGATGATTTTGAAAAATTATTTAAAAAAGCTAATGTACATTTGCTAGATGTTTTTGGTGATTATAAATTGCGTAAGTTTAATGCGAAAACATCAGAACGTTTAGTAATGATTTTTAAATAG
- a CDS encoding THUMP domain-containing class I SAM-dependent RNA methyltransferase yields MEENFTMVAKTLFGFEELLANELTQLGAQDVKKGVRNVSFSGDKGFMYKANLGLRTAIKILKPIHSFTVNSEKDLYDKIYAMQWDNYLKPTGTLAVDATIHSDLFSHSLYIAQKTKDAIVDKFRDTTGQRPNVDLKFPDLKINVHIDRRQCTISLDSSGDSLHKRGYKTATNIAPINEVLAAGLIMLSGWDGQTDFMDPMCGSGTMLIEAAMIACNIPPNLMRKEFAFERWQDWDVELFEKIEESLLKKTRDFHHKIIGYDKAPSAVAKTKDNVKNAQLEDFIEVKHEDFFKTQKGGEEKLHMVFNPPYGERLNIDMQEFYSHIGDTLKQNYPGTDAWFITSNLDALKHVGLRPSRKIQLFNAKLEARLVKYVMYEGSKKGKYMK; encoded by the coding sequence ATGGAAGAAAATTTCACAATGGTCGCCAAAACTTTATTTGGTTTCGAAGAATTATTAGCAAACGAACTGACACAATTGGGCGCACAAGATGTAAAGAAAGGTGTTCGAAATGTTAGCTTTTCAGGAGATAAGGGGTTTATGTACAAGGCTAATTTAGGTTTACGTACGGCCATTAAAATTTTAAAACCTATTCATTCATTTACCGTAAATAGCGAAAAAGATTTATACGATAAAATTTATGCTATGCAGTGGGATAATTATTTGAAACCCACAGGGACTTTGGCGGTTGATGCCACTATTCATTCCGATTTGTTTTCACATTCTTTGTATATAGCTCAAAAAACGAAGGATGCTATTGTAGATAAGTTTCGCGACACTACAGGGCAACGTCCAAATGTTGATTTAAAATTTCCTGATTTAAAAATTAACGTACATATAGATAGACGTCAATGTACCATATCTTTAGATTCTTCGGGAGATTCCTTACATAAACGAGGTTATAAGACAGCTACTAATATAGCACCAATAAATGAAGTGTTAGCAGCAGGGTTGATTATGTTGTCGGGTTGGGATGGACAAACTGATTTTATGGACCCTATGTGTGGTAGCGGTACGATGCTCATTGAAGCGGCCATGATAGCTTGTAATATTCCACCTAATTTGATGCGTAAAGAATTTGCTTTCGAGCGTTGGCAGGATTGGGATGTGGAATTATTTGAAAAAATAGAAGAATCGCTTCTTAAAAAAACTCGAGACTTTCATCATAAAATAATTGGATATGATAAAGCACCAAGTGCGGTTGCAAAAACTAAGGACAATGTAAAGAACGCGCAATTAGAAGATTTTATAGAAGTTAAACACGAAGATTTCTTTAAAACCCAAAAAGGCGGAGAAGAGAAATTGCATATGGTATTTAATCCACCATATGGTGAGCGTTTAAACATAGACATGCAGGAGTTTTATAGTCATATAGGAGACACGCTTAAACAAAACTATCCAGGTACTGATGCTTGGTTTATTACTTCTAATTTGGATGCTTTAAAGCATGTTGGGTTAAGACCCTCACGAAAAATACAGTTATTTAATGCCAAACTTGAGGCTCGTTTGGTTAAATATGTGATGTATGAAGGTAGTAAGAAAGGGAAATATATGAAATAG
- a CDS encoding AraC family transcriptional regulator, producing the protein MNDDTQKTYIKRINIAIEYIENNLAKELSLELLSKKACYSPFHFHRLFKFITGETINAFISRKRVEKVAAILLVGTNESITELAFRYGFGSGNSFSRAFKKFYGVSPLSFISKGKISKIGVDTKSIEKYICQIDNTLNWIKMNGQIEIKKLSDMSLIGMTHIGEFDKIGDTYEKLAKWMATKDILNVPNLKAVTVYHDNPRITDPSKVRLSICFTTNGDVNIESPIKQVDIKKGYYAVGHFEIAPEFFSKAWDSMCVWVVENGYEFEDGHYFELYHNDHRTHPEHRFIADICIPIKKPQSVNKHSHKKAEHPRPDSDNLIHYRKQIERGDLQKDYKKLLSYIKRLRTHFIKEYPIDYKVGSIYQGHMDFSYFPFTPLSLKSQKLKIVIIFNHVKMRFEICLAGQNRQIQKKYWNIFKDSDWNKYHIPPNMEGFSIVEHILMENPDFNNFSTLNQHIETETMKFIKDIVDVLDV; encoded by the coding sequence ATGAATGACGACACACAGAAAACATATATAAAAAGAATAAATATTGCCATTGAGTATATTGAAAATAATTTAGCTAAAGAATTATCGCTAGAACTATTATCAAAAAAGGCTTGTTATTCCCCATTTCATTTTCATAGACTTTTCAAGTTTATAACTGGCGAAACTATTAATGCATTTATTAGCAGAAAAAGAGTTGAAAAAGTCGCAGCCATTCTGCTAGTCGGAACCAATGAATCTATAACCGAATTAGCTTTTAGGTACGGCTTTGGTAGTGGTAATTCTTTTTCTAGAGCATTTAAAAAGTTTTATGGTGTTAGCCCCCTATCGTTTATATCTAAAGGTAAAATTAGCAAGATTGGTGTAGATACAAAGTCGATTGAAAAATATATTTGTCAAATTGATAATACCTTAAATTGGATTAAAATGAATGGACAAATAGAAATAAAAAAGCTTTCTGATATGTCGCTTATTGGCATGACTCATATTGGTGAATTTGATAAGATCGGAGATACTTATGAAAAGTTGGCAAAATGGATGGCAACAAAAGACATTCTAAATGTTCCAAATCTAAAAGCCGTAACCGTATACCACGACAATCCTAGAATTACCGATCCTTCAAAAGTGAGACTGAGCATTTGTTTTACTACAAATGGAGATGTTAATATAGAAAGCCCTATAAAACAGGTTGACATTAAAAAAGGATATTATGCCGTAGGTCATTTTGAAATAGCACCAGAGTTTTTTTCAAAGGCTTGGGATAGTATGTGCGTGTGGGTAGTAGAAAATGGCTATGAATTTGAAGATGGTCATTATTTTGAGTTATATCACAATGATCATAGAACACACCCCGAACATAGATTTATAGCTGACATTTGTATCCCTATTAAAAAACCCCAATCTGTCAATAAGCATTCCCATAAAAAAGCAGAACACCCCCGACCCGATAGTGACAACTTAATACATTATAGAAAACAAATTGAAAGGGGGGATCTACAAAAAGACTATAAAAAATTACTATCGTATATAAAAAGGTTGAGAACTCATTTTATAAAAGAATATCCTATAGATTATAAAGTAGGTAGCATTTATCAAGGCCATATGGATTTTTCATACTTTCCTTTTACGCCACTTTCATTGAAAAGTCAAAAATTAAAAATCGTGATCATTTTTAATCATGTGAAAATGCGATTTGAAATTTGTTTAGCTGGACAAAACAGACAAATTCAAAAAAAATATTGGAATATATTTAAAGACAGTGATTGGAATAAATATCATATCCCTCCCAATATGGAAGGTTTTTCAATTGTTGAACACATATTAATGGAAAATCCCGATTTCAATAATTTTAGTACTTTGAATCAACATATCGAAACCGAAACAATGAAATTCATCAAAGATATTGTGGACGTTCTTGATGTTTAA
- a CDS encoding DUF6048 family protein encodes MSVNAQNDSIISTPNDSIKVKLKYGLRVGGDIGKLIRSFVDDEYSGFEISADYRLKKRLYIAGEIGIEEKNTVNEYLDITSKGSYIKGGIDYNMYQNWLNMDNMIYSGFRIGASSFSHDLNSFNVYSTNQYWGEQFSSVEKQEFSGLTALWVEIILGIKVELFNNLYLGLNAQLKILASETVPDNFENVYIPGFNKTYDSSGIGTGYSYTLSYRIPLFKK; translated from the coding sequence GTGTCTGTAAACGCACAAAACGATAGCATTATTAGCACACCTAACGACTCCATAAAAGTAAAATTGAAATATGGACTTCGCGTAGGTGGCGATATTGGGAAACTAATTCGTTCGTTTGTAGACGATGAATATAGTGGATTTGAAATTTCTGCAGATTACAGGCTAAAAAAACGCCTATATATTGCAGGTGAAATTGGAATAGAAGAAAAAAATACTGTTAACGAATATTTAGACATTACAAGTAAAGGCTCTTATATTAAAGGAGGTATAGACTATAATATGTACCAAAACTGGTTAAATATGGATAACATGATTTATTCTGGTTTTCGCATAGGAGCAAGTTCTTTTAGTCATGATTTAAACAGTTTCAATGTTTACAGTACAAATCAATATTGGGGAGAGCAATTTTCTTCGGTTGAAAAACAAGAATTTAGTGGCCTCACTGCATTGTGGGTAGAAATTATTTTAGGAATAAAAGTGGAATTATTTAATAATTTATATCTAGGGCTAAACGCACAACTTAAAATATTAGCTAGTGAAACGGTTCCAGATAATTTTGAAAACGTTTACATCCCAGGATTTAACAAAACCTATGACAGTAGTGGTATTGGTACAGGGTACAGTTATACACTATCTTACCGTATTCCTCTTTTTAAGAAATAG